One Defluviitoga tunisiensis genomic window carries:
- a CDS encoding family 1 encapsulin nanocompartment shell protein has translation MDFLKRDLAPLTNEAWEELDERSREVFKRNLRMRKLIDVEGPYGWDFSSYNLGTLDMKENTKNALGWGIRNSLPLIEVRHPFELDIWDLDNIERGSETPDLEPLELAAEALSEFENRIILAGEEKANIVGLFNIATQNSVKSSSEKVEDFIRSIFDAEKKFRIKGIEGPYALVINKQVWERLFVQQRSYPLTLILKEIMNLKVETINDLETSFIISTRGDDFKLVLGQDISLGYETRHENKVKLFFTESFTFHIKTPEAIVGLEF, from the coding sequence ATGGACTTTCTAAAGAGAGATTTGGCTCCCCTAACAAACGAAGCATGGGAAGAATTAGATGAAAGATCAAGGGAAGTTTTCAAAAGGAATTTAAGAATGAGAAAACTAATAGATGTGGAAGGGCCATATGGTTGGGATTTTTCTTCTTACAATTTAGGTACCCTTGATATGAAAGAAAATACAAAGAATGCTTTAGGATGGGGAATCAGAAATTCTTTACCATTAATTGAGGTTAGACATCCTTTTGAATTAGATATATGGGATCTTGATAATATAGAAAGAGGATCTGAAACACCAGATTTAGAACCATTAGAACTGGCTGCTGAAGCTTTATCAGAGTTTGAAAATAGAATAATTCTAGCAGGAGAAGAAAAGGCTAATATAGTTGGACTATTTAATATTGCAACTCAAAACTCTGTAAAAAGCTCCTCAGAAAAGGTTGAAGATTTTATCAGGTCTATTTTCGACGCAGAAAAAAAGTTTAGAATAAAAGGTATAGAAGGCCCCTATGCATTAGTTATTAATAAACAAGTTTGGGAAAGATTGTTTGTTCAACAAAGGTCATATCCTTTAACTCTTATCTTAAAAGAGATAATGAATTTAAAGGTTGAGACTATTAATGATCTAGAAACATCCTTTATTATTTCAACTCGTGGAGATGATTTTAAGTTAGTTTTGGGTCAAGATATATCATTAGGATATGAGACCAGACATGAAAACAAAGTTAAACTTTTCTTTACTGAATCTTTCACTTTTCATATAAAAACCCCCGAAGCAATAGTTGGTTTAGAGTTTTAA